In Dehalococcoidia bacterium, the following are encoded in one genomic region:
- a CDS encoding IS21 family transposase has translation MITDQQVVLLRQRLMEGKTQQSAAATAAMSERSARKWQRGDLPSDRKRARRRWRSRPDPFVDVWESDVVPLLLTDPDGELSATTILEWLDERHPGRFGRSQLRTLQRRMRDHRALHGPDKEVYFQQEHPPGREAQVDFTHCGELGVTIGGEPFRHLLFQFVLSHSGWRYAEVCFGETFG, from the coding sequence TTGATCACAGATCAACAGGTAGTTCTACTGAGGCAGAGATTGATGGAAGGGAAGACACAGCAGTCAGCGGCAGCTACAGCCGCTATGAGCGAGAGATCGGCAAGGAAGTGGCAGCGTGGGGATCTGCCGTCGGATAGGAAGAGGGCCCGGCGAAGGTGGAGAAGCAGGCCGGACCCCTTCGTCGACGTATGGGAGAGCGATGTCGTGCCGCTGCTGCTGACCGACCCCGACGGTGAGCTGAGCGCGACAACCATCCTGGAGTGGCTCGATGAGAGACACCCAGGCAGGTTCGGAAGGTCCCAACTCAGGACGCTCCAGCGCAGGATGAGAGACCACAGGGCCCTTCATGGGCCGGACAAGGAGGTGTACTTCCAGCAGGAACATCCACCTGGTCGTGAGGCGCAGGTGGACTTCACCCACTGTGGGGAGTTGGGAGTGACCATCGGTGGAGAGCCCTTCAGGCATCTGCTGTTCCAGTTCGTGCTGAGTCACTCCGGTTGGCGATACGCCGAGGTGTGCTTCGGGGAGACGTTCGG